The following are from one region of the Veillonella nakazawae genome:
- a CDS encoding deoxycytidylate deaminase — translation MAKRSDYISWDEYFMGVAILAAQRSKDPNTQVGACIVSNDNKILSIGYNGMPLNCSDDDFTWERDTADDNKYFYTVHSELNAILNYRGGSLEGSKIYVTLFPCNECAKAIIQSGIKAVIYRDDLYKDTKEVKASKRMLKTAGVEIIEYKPTGRTVHITV, via the coding sequence ATGGCAAAACGTAGCGATTATATTTCCTGGGATGAATACTTCATGGGCGTTGCCATTTTGGCAGCACAACGTTCTAAAGACCCAAATACACAAGTTGGTGCATGTATCGTTAGCAATGACAATAAAATTTTATCCATTGGTTACAATGGTATGCCTTTAAACTGTAGTGATGATGATTTCACATGGGAACGCGATACAGCAGATGATAATAAATATTTCTATACTGTACATAGCGAACTCAATGCCATCCTAAATTATCGGGGAGGTTCCTTAGAAGGCTCTAAGATTTATGTCACATTATTCCCTTGTAATGAATGTGCAAAAGCCATCATTCAAAGTGGTATTAAGGCTGTTATCTACCGAGATGATCTTTACAAAGATACAAAAGAGGTTAAGGCATCTAAACGGATGCTAAAAACAGCAGGTGTAGAAATTATTGAATATAAACCTACGGGACGTACCGTACATATTACCGTATGA
- a CDS encoding aminopeptidase, whose protein sequence is MNQDTLKKYAHTLLKYGVNLQEDQTLVISVDVENKDFAVIVTEEAYELGAKEVVLNWRCSPIARQRLLHANESVLEKPANWIPEFYKQYIDDKAAFLSLISANPKALEGIPTDRISLQSRNLNKALSFYHTAIMNSSITWCVASVPTVLWADLLGYEGTDEEKIDQLWATLLKLCRIEGIEAKDTYRHHMAKLRHRCEALNKLDLKALRYTCENGTNLLLELPEGHIWLGGEESSKDGTIFNANIPTEEVFSAPQYNGVNGIVYSTKPLIYHGNTISDFSFTFKEGKIVEYTAKEGYEVLKELVETDEGSHYLGEVALVDHFSPISQSNQIFYETLFDENASCHLAIGASYPTCLKNSDGLSEEELKERGLNHSLTHVDFMIGHEHMNIKGYTRDGQAVDIMIDGRLQV, encoded by the coding sequence ATGAATCAAGATACATTAAAAAAATATGCCCATACATTACTAAAGTACGGCGTAAATTTACAAGAAGACCAAACATTAGTTATTTCTGTTGATGTAGAAAATAAAGATTTTGCAGTAATCGTTACTGAAGAAGCCTATGAACTAGGTGCAAAAGAGGTAGTTCTTAACTGGAGATGTTCCCCTATCGCTCGTCAACGCTTATTACATGCTAACGAGTCTGTTTTAGAAAAACCGGCTAACTGGATTCCTGAATTTTACAAACAGTATATCGATGATAAGGCAGCCTTCTTATCTTTAATTAGTGCTAATCCAAAAGCTTTAGAAGGTATCCCAACAGATCGAATTTCCTTACAATCTCGTAATTTGAATAAAGCGTTATCCTTCTACCATACAGCTATCATGAACTCTTCTATTACATGGTGTGTTGCCTCTGTACCTACAGTTCTATGGGCAGATCTATTAGGCTATGAAGGTACGGACGAAGAAAAAATCGACCAATTGTGGGCAACATTATTAAAACTTTGTCGCATTGAAGGTATCGAAGCAAAAGATACATATCGTCATCATATGGCAAAATTGCGTCACCGTTGTGAAGCATTGAATAAATTAGACTTAAAGGCATTGCGTTATACTTGTGAAAATGGTACTAACCTCCTATTGGAATTACCAGAAGGCCATATCTGGCTAGGTGGTGAAGAATCCTCTAAAGATGGTACTATTTTCAACGCTAATATACCTACAGAAGAAGTTTTCTCTGCTCCACAATACAATGGCGTTAATGGTATTGTGTACAGTACAAAACCTTTAATTTACCATGGCAACACTATTTCTGATTTCTCCTTTACATTCAAAGAAGGTAAAATCGTTGAGTATACAGCCAAAGAAGGTTATGAAGTTCTAAAAGAATTAGTAGAAACTGATGAAGGCTCCCACTACCTTGGCGAAGTAGCATTAGTGGATCACTTCAGCCCAATTAGCCAGTCTAACCAAATCTTCTACGAAACATTGTTTGATGAAAATGCGTCCTGTCATTTAGCAATTGGTGCATCCTATCCTACATGCCTTAAAAACAGCGATGGTTTATCTGAAGAAGAATTAAAGGAACGCGGCCTTAACCACTCCTTAACACATGTGGACTTTATGATTGGTCATGAACACATGAATATTAAGGGATATACACGTGATGGTCAAGCTGTTGATATTATGATTGACGGTCGTTTACAAGTATAA
- a CDS encoding helix-hairpin-helix domain-containing protein, translating to MKYKLKPYMIIILILCILVGIYFLWPIITDESDSVLVEGGVDGNSSISNVVEISNKPIAYITGAVVSPGLYELESSATVGDVIKLAGGLLPYADVESINMAKSVTGGDHIHVVFNFHGNPEALLRGNKININTATAKELDALPGIGPAMAKRIEEYRSQKGPFTSVEGIKGVKGIGDGVFKKIKDKITI from the coding sequence ATGAAATATAAATTGAAGCCGTATATGATAATTATATTAATCCTATGTATTTTAGTAGGAATTTATTTCCTATGGCCTATTATAACAGATGAAAGCGATTCTGTCCTTGTTGAAGGAGGAGTAGATGGAAATTCTTCTATATCAAATGTAGTAGAAATATCTAATAAACCGATTGCTTATATTACAGGTGCCGTAGTTTCACCTGGTCTATATGAGCTTGAAAGCTCAGCAACAGTAGGAGATGTTATCAAGCTAGCAGGAGGGCTGTTACCGTATGCAGATGTAGAGTCTATTAATATGGCTAAATCTGTGACTGGAGGAGATCATATCCACGTAGTATTTAACTTTCACGGAAATCCTGAAGCGTTATTGCGTGGTAATAAAATAAATATTAATACCGCCACTGCTAAAGAACTAGATGCGTTACCCGGCATTGGTCCTGCTATGGCAAAGAGAATTGAAGAGTATCGTTCACAAAAGGGTCCCTTTACATCTGTTGAAGGCATCAAGGGGGTGAAGGGAATTGGTGACGGCGTATTTAAGAAGATTAAAGACAAAATTACAATTTAG
- a CDS encoding ComEC/Rec2 family competence protein produces the protein MTAYLRRLKTKLQFSHRDSKNDGLFNDVNDVNGNSNVLTHSQWAHIILGSIIMGTILGYGQYYPVLNQMHYIFAIGIAIIGVSVFKALQSSDWWCSLGKLIVLVSLFVGLSYYQTDLRIIHFNSYTSYYLQQEGEYLCTVLAAPEKVNLNGQEYYKYSIAIHGLHPYKNTAKNDYIKAQGRLQVYSKESATNYPIRLGEYAIIEGTPKPLFLIEEEGRINLRGRYMSSNTRGRIYDGVYRTASNKDLQRFYYKDTFFDKLFRKGLLIAGVLHESIDKNIGHNLEGPQKVLAQALALGGHYSELGEDQMKAFSYTGLIHILSISGSHIALLLALVYGLGRLIKLRKRTCLILGIIVACIYCGIVGGDAPVLRATMMSILMCIAYIKGRLYQAKQALCICAILCLIYDPFSLFDVSFQLSFGATYGLLIWGKVLYERIQWLPRWLKMPLVLCVSAQLLILPLQLYYFHYISIASLLAACIVAPLLDISIVLIFVSTLVSYVFSISLMWSLLDVLLRISLYLNHVLGRSGSLLWLGMMHPYCAYIYYVLLGLFTYFLTHRKRYTVHIVISLSLMILTFGASYYVTQHHKETLVHYIPMKQCNVLLCIEPNHEGAHLLIDAPDHIKTTPNERLVNQAIRAYGVNPKVVKVDYFHSNGSAKTIYKNSMKEIDVYNGQRGEKNLKLNDKINTLFITSRSSSMNEIGRLLPHNIVLFGSPHGALRDVDPSSEYMYIMGYSFIEDMYL, from the coding sequence GTGACGGCGTATTTAAGAAGATTAAAGACAAAATTACAATTTAGTCATCGAGATAGCAAAAATGATGGACTCTTCAATGATGTAAATGATGTTAATGGGAACAGTAATGTTTTAACCCATAGCCAATGGGCACATATTATATTGGGTTCTATAATTATGGGTACAATATTAGGCTATGGTCAGTATTATCCAGTACTTAATCAGATGCACTACATCTTTGCTATAGGCATAGCCATTATAGGTGTCAGTGTTTTTAAAGCTTTACAATCGTCTGATTGGTGGTGTTCACTTGGTAAGTTAATAGTTTTAGTGTCTCTTTTTGTAGGACTATCGTATTATCAAACAGATTTACGGATTATACATTTCAATAGTTATACATCATATTATTTACAGCAAGAAGGGGAATACCTTTGTACAGTTCTTGCTGCTCCTGAAAAAGTAAATTTGAATGGACAGGAGTATTACAAATATAGTATTGCAATTCATGGCCTACATCCCTATAAAAATACTGCAAAAAATGACTATATTAAAGCACAAGGGCGTTTACAAGTTTACTCAAAGGAATCTGCTACGAACTATCCAATACGACTAGGAGAATATGCAATTATTGAAGGTACACCAAAACCCTTATTTCTCATTGAAGAGGAAGGTCGTATTAATCTAAGAGGCAGATATATGAGCTCGAATACTAGAGGTCGTATCTATGATGGTGTATATCGCACTGCTAGCAACAAAGATTTACAAAGGTTTTACTATAAAGATACATTTTTTGACAAATTATTTAGGAAAGGCCTATTAATTGCTGGTGTATTACACGAATCTATAGATAAAAATATTGGTCACAATCTAGAGGGACCGCAAAAAGTATTAGCTCAAGCGTTAGCTTTAGGTGGTCATTATAGTGAACTTGGAGAAGACCAAATGAAGGCTTTCTCTTATACAGGCCTTATCCATATTTTATCCATATCAGGATCACATATTGCTTTACTGTTAGCACTTGTATACGGACTTGGACGACTCATTAAATTAAGAAAACGTACATGTTTAATTCTTGGTATTATAGTTGCTTGTATATATTGTGGTATCGTAGGCGGCGATGCACCTGTTCTACGTGCTACGATGATGAGCATACTCATGTGTATCGCCTATATAAAGGGACGACTATATCAGGCCAAACAAGCGCTATGTATATGTGCTATTCTATGCCTCATATATGATCCATTCTCTTTGTTTGATGTGAGCTTTCAGCTATCCTTTGGGGCGACTTATGGATTGCTCATATGGGGAAAGGTATTATACGAACGGATACAATGGCTGCCTAGATGGTTAAAAATGCCGCTCGTATTATGTGTGTCGGCCCAATTATTAATTTTACCGTTACAGCTCTATTACTTTCACTATATTAGCATTGCTAGTTTATTAGCAGCTTGTATAGTAGCGCCCCTATTAGATATATCTATAGTTTTAATATTTGTAAGTACTTTAGTCAGTTACGTATTTTCTATATCGTTAATGTGGTCTTTATTAGATGTACTATTGCGTATATCTTTATATTTAAATCATGTGTTAGGTCGTAGTGGCAGTCTACTATGGCTTGGTATGATGCATCCTTATTGTGCTTATATATATTATGTGCTATTAGGTTTATTTACGTACTTTTTGACGCATAGAAAAAGATATACTGTACATATAGTAATATCATTATCTTTAATGATTTTAACCTTTGGCGCTTCCTATTATGTTACGCAGCACCATAAGGAAACATTAGTTCATTATATTCCAATGAAGCAATGCAATGTATTGCTTTGTATAGAACCTAATCATGAAGGGGCTCATCTATTAATTGATGCGCCAGACCATATTAAAACGACGCCTAACGAAAGGCTTGTCAATCAAGCTATAAGGGCATATGGTGTGAATCCAAAAGTTGTAAAGGTAGACTATTTTCATAGTAACGGATCTGCAAAAACAATATATAAAAATAGTATGAAAGAAATCGATGTATATAATGGACAAAGAGGAGAAAAAAATCTAAAATTAAATGATAAGATTAATACATTATTTATTACGAGTCGATCTAGTTCAATGAATGAAATTGGCAGATTACTGCCGCATAATATAGTTCTATTTGGCAGTCCACATGGGGCTTTACGCGATGTGGACCCATCATCAGAATATATGTATATTATGGGGTACAGTTTTATTGAGGATATGTATCTGTGA
- the holA gene encoding DNA polymerase III subunit delta, producing MAEIKLIYGDEPQLIEEEKRKFLSAYPDLPVTVLDDEAGPQKISEKLCEDSLFGDQKVFCLVNLPIIRKSGKNSDAWIPLYELLMEYNGDNPIVLIYHDMIDKRIKQNKEILDKIPNHQCKRLEGADLVMWIRQYCTSNGFKMTPDAQEYVAHLIELWQDVPVSFMRTEFDRYFLQITGDKVITKEFLEENGSDYGAKNIFTFKEALLKRDTDTLLELFPFMFGYKELDRAMSYIEGQLRLQLLVSECRQAGMSVQAIQNLCKDHDSSFKPYPIKLAYEASPRISIKALRALLKGLYEIILDSRSSKGDIWRFRDLCITYCGYKG from the coding sequence ATGGCTGAAATTAAACTCATTTATGGCGATGAGCCACAATTAATTGAAGAAGAAAAACGTAAATTTTTAAGTGCCTATCCTGACCTTCCAGTAACAGTATTAGATGATGAAGCTGGGCCACAGAAGATAAGTGAAAAACTATGTGAAGACTCTCTTTTTGGTGATCAAAAGGTATTTTGCTTAGTGAATTTACCTATTATTCGTAAAAGCGGTAAAAATAGTGATGCCTGGATTCCATTGTATGAACTCCTCATGGAATATAATGGGGATAATCCTATAGTTTTGATTTATCATGATATGATTGATAAACGCATCAAGCAGAATAAAGAGATTTTAGATAAAATACCAAATCATCAATGTAAGCGCCTTGAAGGGGCAGACCTAGTGATGTGGATTCGTCAATATTGTACATCTAATGGATTTAAAATGACCCCTGATGCACAAGAATATGTAGCTCATCTCATCGAATTGTGGCAAGATGTACCAGTTTCTTTCATGCGAACCGAATTTGACCGTTATTTCTTGCAAATTACAGGCGATAAAGTCATTACCAAAGAGTTTCTCGAAGAAAATGGTAGTGATTATGGAGCTAAAAATATTTTTACCTTTAAAGAGGCTTTGTTAAAACGAGATACTGATACATTACTTGAACTATTTCCGTTTATGTTCGGTTATAAAGAATTAGATCGTGCTATGAGCTACATTGAGGGGCAATTACGTTTGCAATTACTAGTCAGCGAATGTCGCCAAGCGGGAATGTCTGTTCAAGCTATTCAAAACCTATGTAAGGACCATGATTCGTCATTTAAACCATATCCAATTAAGTTAGCTTATGAGGCGAGTCCTAGAATTTCGATTAAGGCGCTACGAGCTTTATTAAAAGGGCTCTATGAGATTATTTTGGATAGCCGTAGCAGCAAGGGCGATATTTGGCGATTTAGAGATTTATGTATTACCTATTGTGGGTATAAAGGATAA
- a CDS encoding PolC-type DNA polymerase III, whose amino-acid sequence MKVRYRVVPKQNKKSSFYVNCHSQHVTIQAADSAFSTLLSLRERLSAWYKEKNISFDNIPTNTDTACCFAWKVDTETGEGLDTYYYGGGCGAGEWIEAAEAQREAEEAKNKVPRGKSFAGYDQEDEYDDVDEDDFAPFVEAVELGYFNNSPVVVSRSNQTAAASSNSDTVASVSSTPKASKGFAPKSTTKSTAKGSEGDSKYPRRAPKDAPTDEGMILGPKIEGVTSKIMGTLDTPSVIFEGVFVGLDKRDTKTGKSIVNGSIVDDTNSIKFIKFANSPEEGDALLKQLKGLQRVRVQGSVSFDDRFDKDYILSIRSIEAMETNSVERTENRPDSRVELHLHTKMSDKDALVSVKDLFKTVKKWGHPAVAITDHGVVQAFPEAQALGKELGVKVIYGVEGYLIDDEIVARDEEPVVDKKKKKEKDKRYHIILLAKNMVGLRNLYKMISISHLEHYKIRPRLPRSVIEEHREGIIIGSACEAGELMQSIVRGATKEELLEVASFYDYLEIQPHTNNMFLVRKGLMPDEQALIDMNKTVIELGEALNKPVCATCDVHYLTPEEKIYREIMLTACGYPDADEQPDLHLRTTDEMLASFPYLSEEKAYEVVVTNTRAINDSIEDIKPVPDGTYSPKIEGADEAFTEMCYRNAKAIYGDPLPRVVQERLDYELDCIISNGYGVLYYIAHKLVKKSLDDGYLVGSRGSVGSSFAATMSEITEVNPLPPHYICPNCKHSEFFEKGEYAGGFDLPRKDCPECGHALQTNGHDIPFAIFLGFEGDKVPDIDLNFSGDYQAKAHKYTEELFGRDNVFKAGTIGTIADKTAFGYVKKYAEIRDIQARSGFFEHLAKGFTNVKNTTGQHPGGIMVCPRDMDVHHFTPIQHPANKKESGVLTTHFDYHSIEGRMTKLDILGHDDPTIIRMLEDLTGIDAKTIPFDDPKTLSLFSSTEGIGLTPEQLQGDQVASLAVPECGTKFVRGMLEDSRPQTFSDLVRISGFSHGTNVWLDNAQDLIKNGTCKLNEAISTRDDVMNFLIHRGMDRKHSFFVMENVRKGKGIEKRNKQGQAITEFEAEMRENNIPEWFIESCKKISYLFPRAHAVAYVMMAFRIAWFKVYHPLAFYAAYFSIRAKAFDLRIMTGDLKTQMTEFNRIKALDRGASPKDKDLMSALEVSMEMYQRGYRFVNVDIQHSEARRFSIKDGALLPPFLAIDSLGETVADAIVAEREERPFTSLKDLQRRCKVSNTIIDLMKELKCCGELPEDEQMSLFGA is encoded by the coding sequence ATGAAAGTACGTTATCGTGTTGTACCAAAACAGAATAAGAAATCATCCTTCTATGTAAACTGTCATAGCCAACATGTGACGATACAAGCTGCAGATTCTGCGTTTTCTACATTGCTTAGTTTGCGTGAAAGATTATCTGCATGGTATAAGGAAAAAAATATTTCTTTTGATAATATTCCAACGAATACAGATACAGCTTGTTGTTTTGCCTGGAAGGTAGATACTGAAACAGGGGAAGGCTTAGATACCTATTATTATGGTGGTGGCTGTGGTGCTGGTGAATGGATTGAAGCGGCAGAAGCGCAACGTGAAGCTGAAGAGGCTAAAAACAAAGTGCCTAGAGGCAAGTCTTTTGCTGGTTATGACCAAGAAGATGAATATGATGATGTTGATGAAGATGATTTCGCTCCATTTGTAGAGGCTGTTGAGCTGGGCTACTTTAATAATAGTCCTGTCGTTGTATCTCGTTCTAATCAAACGGCTGCAGCATCTAGCAATAGTGATACTGTCGCATCTGTGAGCAGTACACCTAAAGCAAGTAAAGGTTTTGCTCCTAAAAGTACTACAAAATCTACTGCTAAAGGTAGTGAAGGGGATAGTAAATATCCTCGTCGTGCCCCCAAGGATGCTCCTACTGATGAAGGCATGATTTTAGGGCCTAAAATTGAGGGAGTTACCTCTAAAATTATGGGCACTTTGGATACGCCTAGTGTTATTTTTGAAGGTGTATTTGTTGGTCTAGATAAACGTGATACTAAGACTGGTAAAAGTATCGTTAACGGTAGCATCGTAGACGATACGAATAGCATCAAATTTATTAAGTTTGCGAATAGCCCTGAAGAAGGGGATGCGCTACTTAAACAATTAAAAGGTTTACAACGTGTACGCGTACAAGGTAGCGTCAGCTTTGATGATCGATTTGATAAGGATTATATCTTATCTATTCGAAGCATTGAAGCTATGGAAACTAATAGCGTGGAGCGCACTGAAAACCGTCCAGACTCCCGTGTAGAGCTGCACTTGCATACTAAGATGAGTGATAAGGATGCCCTTGTATCTGTTAAAGACCTATTTAAAACAGTAAAAAAATGGGGTCATCCTGCGGTAGCTATTACAGATCACGGCGTTGTACAAGCATTTCCAGAAGCTCAAGCTCTTGGTAAAGAGTTGGGCGTTAAGGTTATCTACGGTGTAGAAGGTTATCTCATTGATGATGAAATTGTTGCTCGTGATGAAGAGCCTGTAGTAGATAAGAAGAAGAAAAAAGAAAAAGATAAACGTTACCATATTATCTTATTAGCTAAAAATATGGTAGGTTTGCGCAATCTGTACAAGATGATATCTATTTCTCACCTTGAACACTATAAGATACGCCCTCGGTTGCCTCGTTCTGTTATTGAAGAACATCGTGAAGGTATCATCATCGGTTCTGCTTGTGAAGCCGGGGAACTTATGCAGTCCATCGTCCGTGGTGCTACAAAGGAAGAATTACTAGAGGTAGCCTCTTTCTACGACTATCTTGAAATTCAGCCACATACGAACAATATGTTCTTGGTTCGTAAAGGCCTTATGCCAGATGAGCAAGCTCTTATCGATATGAATAAGACAGTTATCGAATTAGGGGAAGCTTTAAATAAACCAGTATGTGCTACTTGTGACGTTCATTATTTAACACCAGAAGAAAAGATTTACCGTGAAATCATGTTAACGGCATGTGGTTATCCAGATGCGGATGAACAACCAGATTTGCACTTACGTACTACAGATGAAATGTTGGCGTCTTTCCCGTATTTAAGTGAAGAAAAGGCTTATGAAGTAGTTGTTACTAATACTCGTGCAATTAATGATAGCATCGAAGATATTAAACCAGTTCCAGATGGCACATATTCACCAAAGATTGAAGGTGCCGATGAAGCTTTCACAGAAATGTGTTATAGAAATGCGAAAGCCATTTATGGTGATCCATTGCCTCGCGTAGTACAAGAGCGACTTGATTATGAATTAGACTGTATTATCTCCAATGGTTACGGCGTATTGTATTACATTGCTCATAAGCTGGTAAAAAAATCACTTGATGATGGGTATCTCGTAGGTTCCCGTGGTTCTGTAGGTTCTTCCTTTGCAGCAACCATGTCTGAAATTACAGAGGTAAATCCATTACCGCCACATTATATATGCCCTAATTGTAAGCATTCTGAATTCTTTGAAAAGGGCGAATACGCAGGTGGCTTTGACTTACCACGTAAAGATTGTCCAGAGTGTGGTCATGCGCTACAAACTAATGGCCATGATATTCCGTTTGCCATCTTCCTTGGTTTCGAAGGTGATAAGGTTCCAGATATTGACCTTAACTTCTCCGGTGATTACCAAGCAAAGGCTCACAAATATACGGAAGAATTATTTGGTCGAGATAATGTATTTAAAGCTGGTACCATCGGTACAATAGCTGATAAAACTGCTTTTGGTTATGTTAAAAAATATGCAGAAATTCGAGATATTCAAGCTCGTAGTGGTTTCTTTGAACATTTAGCAAAAGGCTTTACCAATGTTAAGAATACTACTGGACAACATCCTGGCGGTATCATGGTATGTCCTCGCGATATGGATGTGCATCACTTTACACCTATACAACATCCAGCGAATAAGAAGGAAAGTGGTGTATTAACAACACACTTTGACTATCACTCTATCGAAGGCCGTATGACTAAGCTTGATATCTTGGGGCATGATGATCCGACTATCATTCGTATGCTAGAGGATTTGACCGGTATAGATGCTAAGACAATCCCATTTGATGATCCAAAGACATTGAGCTTATTCTCTTCTACAGAGGGGATTGGTTTAACACCTGAGCAATTACAAGGTGACCAAGTAGCCAGTTTGGCTGTGCCAGAATGTGGTACGAAGTTCGTACGGGGCATGCTGGAAGACTCTCGTCCTCAAACATTCTCTGACTTGGTTCGTATCTCTGGTTTCTCTCATGGTACAAACGTATGGCTCGACAATGCGCAAGACCTCATTAAAAATGGTACTTGTAAATTGAACGAAGCCATTTCTACCCGTGACGATGTAATGAACTTCTTAATCCATCGCGGTATGGATAGAAAGCATAGCTTCTTCGTTATGGAAAACGTACGTAAAGGGAAGGGCATAGAAAAACGGAATAAACAAGGTCAAGCTATTACGGAATTTGAAGCTGAAATGCGGGAAAATAATATTCCTGAATGGTTCATTGAATCTTGTAAAAAGATTTCCTATCTATTCCCACGGGCCCATGCTGTAGCTTATGTAATGATGGCCTTCCGTATCGCATGGTTTAAGGTGTACCATCCATTGGCTTTCTATGCAGCCTACTTCTCCATTCGTGCCAAGGCCTTTGATTTGCGCATTATGACGGGTGACCTTAAAACGCAAATGACTGAGTTCAATCGTATTAAAGCTCTTGATCGTGGTGCCAGTCCTAAAGATAAGGACCTTATGAGTGCCTTAGAAGTATCTATGGAAATGTATCAACGGGGTTATCGTTTTGTTAATGTAGATATTCAACACTCTGAAGCTAGACGCTTTAGCATTAAAGATGGTGCTCTATTACCACCATTCTTAGCTATTGACTCCTTAGGTGAAACAGTAGCTGATGCTATCGTAGCTGAACGAGAAGAACGTCCGTTTACATCTCTAAAAGACTTGCAACGTCGTTGTAAAGTATCTAACACCATCATTGATCTTATGAAAGAACTCAAATGCTGTGGTGAACTACCTGAAGACGAACAAATGTCACTCTTTGGAGCATAA